The genomic window GGGCTCCTCGGGGGCAGCACGGCAGCCATGACTGGAGGCAGTGACGGTTTTACATTGAATTACACCCCGTTATTCAATGtagaaccccccctcccccctcctccagcagcGCTAACGATGCTGTCAGCCTCTCTCGTTTAGCCAGAGATCGCCGTTGTTTTAAAAGCAAGAGTTGGAACCGATTGGACCGCTCAGAGGGGTCCGGCCTGACCTCTTGGGCCGCGTTCTCCGTTAGCACTAAACCTTCGATCCCGAGCGTCCAATCAAAACCTGTTTTAATTTAATCCTATGGAATGGAATGAAGCGTAATGAATGAAGGGAAAAAACAAGACTTTTGTTTTCTCAGGTgatttaaacaaacacaaaaaagcaATCAGCTGCTCGGTGCTTATTGagtctgaccctctctctctctctctctctctctctctctcgctctctcgctcgctctctctctctctctctgtgtaatgATTTCCTCTGGCAGGAGTTCTCGTTCGCCCAGGTGTGGGGCCGGGTTCACCACCCGCTGCAGTGTGCCTTCTCCCTGGAGCGCCTCGGCCCCTCGCCCACGCCCCCGCAGCTCTCCTGCAAGATCAGTGTACGGCAGGTTAAAGGTCGTGAGCAGATCCTCCAGGTGTACACGCCGGTGGCAGAGGTGAGCCCAGAGAGTGGGAGTATGAGGAAGGGTGGCgaaggggggagaaagagggagagggggtggtaagacggagggagagggagaaagtggaagagagggggaagaaTGGGGTAGAAGGGGATAGaatgggggagaaggggggagaaagagggagaagagagtgggagaaaggggaagaaagagggacggagggtgagaagggagagggagaaaggaggagagagtaaCAGCATATGTTTCTCTACAAAAAGCCACAGAGAAGGAAAGACATGTACTCGTCGTTTAATAGGTATTGTTTTCAAACTAGACATGCTTCAGTCTGATTGTTCCATGACTCTTTTTTCCTCCTTCATCTTCCTCATtctgctccctcctcttctttgtCCAAAAGAGTGAAAAGCGGCCGATTCCTCTCTTCCAGCCTTCAGCCTTCAAGATCCCCCCGTCCATCCATCAGCGTATCTGTGCCACCTTTGACTCGGCCAACTCCAAGGGCAATGACTGACAACTGTTGGCCGAGAAGATATGTATTCTCCAATGTTGTCTCTGGGTCCACTTAAGAAATTGAAGATACTTATTCTCAATCGATTAATGGATGATACATGGCAATCAAATTTCACGTGggtcaatattgtaaatatgaaactgttcttaatgttttatctggaaaaataaaggttgaataaaataaatatataaaaatcatcatttaattattaatccttttaaaaatatatatttttataaaaataatatttcaataacagaattatttatttacattatttaatGACAATTGCACCCAATACTGAAATAAGTTACTAGCCCGTAGCTCAACTCGTAGGTAACAGATGTCGGCTTTTGATGGTGACATTTGGTACGGCCCTGGCCCATGTGTAGATCAGAGGATGGGACGTCCCTAAGGATGAAGAATGATTGGCGTGTCTGAgtaaataaaatccaaactaTTCACAAACATAAATGCTTCCCTTTGTGCCCATCATGGAAGCCATTTGATAGGTAAATAGCGTCATTTTACGAGAAATATTTGGGATTGACTCTTGGACTGTTTGGTAATGCTATATAGCAAAGGTCACGCCAACAAGGACTTCCAAATGTCAAAACAACACAAGCTTGAGCAGGATGTCACATCGGCCTGCCTGATAGAtgttagtttattttatttcccaTTGGTAATtgcattgatttgatttatgCAGAGATGGAGTCAGTTGTGTTTTGGACACTACTTACAGTGCATTTGTGAATTGTTAAATTGATGGTTTCTAAAAGAGCCCCAAACATACACTTCAAGAACGATCAACGAAACGTTTTTGAAAAGGTATCCCTTCTATTGATTCCACAATGTGGCCGTGGCCAGCTGCTGGAATGAGTTGAGTGGTCGATTGCAACAACTGGTCGGCTGGCATTTAGACCTCCCCTCATACTTCTGCATGgaaactcccacttgtgatgtcaaaaagggaaacattttgAACTAGGGGCCCTTTAACTTAAGTAATTTAGAATTTGAGAAGCAAACACTGTCGTTTACAAAGACGGTTTTGTCCTTTTGAACTTCACATTCAAACCGTCTCCTGACACATTCCATCAATATCAATAAAACGAGGTGTATAAAACCCATCTTGCAACACCTCAATACACCACTAGGAGTTCATCTGGACTAGTGATGGGAAATCTTTAGTGTCAACCAAGTAATGAGCACATCTTGAAACAAAGCCCCTTCCTACACCGTGGACCATAATGGACTGCAGTGACCCCTGGTCGCAGGACTCTCGTCATGCATTATATATTTCCACCACTCCTCAGGTATTCTTcagtttcactttcactttcctgAACTCCTTGCACCATTTAAAGGACAGAACTATTAACTCAATTAGCATAATGTCCACACCAAAAGGACGTATTGCTAGTTAAGTGGTGCAGTAAGCAACTCTGAAATGTTCTTCACTCTGACCCTCCCTGCAAACACATACTGCCCAACTTGAACTTTCAGCTTGACTGCTCTGTACTTAAGGTTAGGGCGTGCTCTGTTAAAAAGAACCAACTGCTTGTCTTTCCTATATGGAAATGATCGTATTTTCTGGATATgtgtaaattaaaaatgtaatagGTGTCTTTTTGAAAAATCTATTTCAGACATGATTCTTTTGCAAACATGTAAGTGTAGCTTGCGTTTCATTATCCTGGAGTCCTCATTGTTTGTGCGTTTGCTACTCCTGTAGGACTTCAACAGGACGTCTCATTGCAATGACTTCCTCCATTTTGTAAGCGAAAGAATAGGCATCTTAGTAATTATGGTTATAGCAAGGTTTTTTTCTCATGGTTACGTATTTTTTTGTGAAATAATTTGTCATTATAGAGAAACACTGTTTGAACCCGACAGTGTTTTTCATGCCATTGGCCTAGTTAAGGTATGTCAACATTGATGTAGGATATACTTTACAGTACTACAACTCCCTTGAATCCTCTCAATACGCAAAGTATTGCCaacaaaaaatcccatgatgcattttgATTTATAAGCCCTATAGCAGGGGTGGGCAATTAATTTTCCCAAAGGGCCACATGAGAAACAGGGACTGTTGTGGAGGGCCAGACCAATAGGCTAAATTGATCTCATAAAAAGCAGTAAAATGTAGGATATTTGATAAGCCGTGACTGGTAAGAGTAAATGTTATGAAAAATAAAGCAGACATGGTACAAAATGCAGTTATGTGAGTATTTAACTAACATCCACAAAAGCAATTGTGAAAAAGATTAGCATGTTTTTACTAAAGAACAGCATTGAATGAACTTTATAAAGTGTTATTACTATTTCATTTGCAGCGTAATTACAGAATTAGCTTTTTTTCCACATGTTTTCTTCAGATGAAAAACTGAGGCAGACATAGTGACAACATGTCACTATTTGAACAGTATACTCAAAGCAATTTTAaacaaaatgtgtgttttgtttttcagaaCAGCAATAAATTGACTTTATACAAAGTGATATTATCTTTTTGATTTTAGTTGTATTACTCCATTAGCTGTTTTTCAGTGATTTTTTCTTGTTCAGTGAGAGAAATCTAGTTTGTGCTTGGCTTGAACAAGTGCACTGGAGTCAGGTTAATTGTTTGAGGTGGATATGCACAGGACAGCTGACAGGTGATCATCAGTGAGAGAAGATCTGCATCCTGATTTGTTAAACTTCATCACTGAAAATGTTTGTTCACATTTCACCAGAGAAAGGTAGGTCGGTCCTTTTTGGATCGACCTACCTTTCTTCCGGCATATTAGCGCAGCAGAGTCCACCAAACAATCTTTCCCCTTCAGAAAATGGCTTACTTTTTTTGGCGATTTTGTTGGATATCACAAAGCTGGTTTTGCTTTTGCAGTTTAGCTAGCAAAGCTTCAGATGTCCGTGTCATGTTGCCGTTTTCTCTGCGTGTTTAGTATTGTAGTGGTGATTAAAATTATAATCCTTTAACACAGCGACCTGTTCTCCACAAGAACACGGCTTTACCTTTGACTTCAGTGAAAAAATACTTAGAAGTCCATGTTTGGTTAAAAACTCGGCACTCTGTATCAACCTTTCTTTTGTTCGCATGAGCTGACATTTTTCAGGAATAACAGCCATTCACGTCAGCGCTAAAGTCTCCTGTGAGCTCAGTTCGTGGCCAGTTCGTGGCTCGTTGACGGGGTTCTTCTACTTATTTTTAGTTGCAACTTGCCACCAGAGAAGAATAAGCTGCATACGCACGCacaacaaaagcaacaacaaaagtcGCCTTCATAATAAAAGCAGTGAAgttggattattttttttatacaattatTTACATTTGAATATGAGCTCCCCACAGACCTCACGCGGGCCAGTTAGAAACGGCCAAAGGGCCAGATGTGGCCCGGGGGCCGTACAATGCCCAGGTCTTCCCTATATGGCCATTGCGTTTCCTCACAAGTTGTTTCACTTACATGTTGTTAGTGGATGTCCATTTCATCCTAATGTGTGCATAAAACCCTCAGCCTGCATTGAGTCAGTTTTATAACATTCAGGCAGAGTGGCCGACTGCACAGACTACACAAAAACTATGGAGTTATTTCTCCAGTGAAGTAAGGATGTTGATTTTGTTTTTCGGTTGCAAACTGTCATGGCCTTCAGGGTATTAAGAAATCTCTGGCATATCCAAATGAAAAATACACTCTACGATTAAGAAAAATATATCAGAGTTGTAAAATGGGGATTTGGTTTTGTGAAATGTACAGAAAAGGCGTGCATGCGTTTTTCTTAATctatacatttaaaatgtttatttagaTGTATCTTTGTCACTTGAATCTGCAGTTTATATGAAGAGCTAGGACTTGAGAATAATTTAGATGAAGCACGTCAATCTAAATTCAAGCAGATAGAAATATGAGAATACTCAACATTCAATACCATATAAATATTTCAGCATGCTTCTGGGGTTTTCTAGCCGACCGGTCAAATGTGGTCAACCACTGTAGGAAGACGTAGATTGGAGGGAGACGAGTTTGACATCTCATCTGGGACCACATGACATCTTGACATGAGCGAAAGCCCCGGGGAATTCAGCCCCGCGGTAGGCTTCTGACCGGCTTACTTAGGCTCTCGTCGGCACTCTGCACGCATTCTCAGAGTACAATCAATTAtttatctgtctgtccatcGATTAGATATGTGAACTAAAAGAAGGGCCCTTCCCTGAATGTGGAGCCTGAGCGTCCCTCAGCACGGACTGACCTCAGTACGGACTGACCTCACCGCCCGCCAGCCCTCCTGGGTAAAGCCAGCACTAGTTGGTATGGAGCAGTGTCACAGtacgacccccccccacccacaccccaaTCTCAATGATGTGCATGCAGAAACCTAACTTAAGTACCTCCCTTGTGTAGGTTTCAGTAGTGCTTTTAAACGGGTAGCTTTGGGGTGAGCTGCTCCGATATTGTCTTGGATTTATTATCGGTTCCTCTCAGGAGACCAATTTCTAAGGGAAATGTGGACATAAAGGAAACCAAAAGCAAATTACACTTGAAAGTTTTGTGAACAGGGCATCGACCACCATTACCACGTTAGAGCAACGGGTCAGAGCCAATGAACTGGCTACCCCTTGGGCCCGTTAAAAGACTACGGCTAGCGCGGCAAAGCCAAACAAATGAGGTTGGAAATTGTTAGGGTTGAGTTCAGCAGTTGTTTGGCGGCGGCTGCGGGTTAATATGTTGGTGTTGTGGTTGAATAGAACAGGAAGTAAAGAGGAGGATTGTAAAGACAGCTTATTGAAATATACTGCGTTCATATGCTGACCTATGCACAGAGAAAAGGTGAAAGGGCTGTGACCTCAAACGAGTCCTGGTGAACACTCTCCTCCACACGTTCACAGTTCTTTATTAATTGCAATCCAGTGTGCGGTTGCCTCAAGTGGGCCCGCCTTGTTACATCTTATTATTCACATCAATCATAATAGTCTGCGTCTATGTTGTGAATGATTAAGTCTCCTGGTCACTGAGGTGCACACTAGGTGCACACTAGACGTAGATACCTCTCTGATGTGGAAGGTACCAGAAGCTGCTTATAAGGGGTCCCATGGAATTCAAGGAGTTTTGCGAGAATTTAGgactttatgttttttatttgaatgcTTTTATGCATTTGAACAGCACAATGGGGTTTAACAATGTCGATTTTTGCCGCACTGGAGTTGAAAGGGGCCCAGCCtatcaagtaaaaaaaaaaaatatatatatatatatatatatatatatactttaaatGTCATGAACGATGTTAAAAGGATCGCCAAGAGGAGATCAAGACAAAACTTCTGGTTGGCTGAAGTTTTCTGAGCAACGTATCTTATGAGGTTCATTGTGAAACGTGGACATCTGGATGGTCTATCTATATTGAGGCTATTGTGGAAATTTTAACCATATCGGTTACAATTGCTTtgcaggagaggagacaaggaaaagagaggagtggagacaggtagacgagaggaggagaggggacaggagagaggggaaaggggacaggagagaggggaaaggggaggggacaggagaCGCCAAGCAGTCTCCATCCTACCACCAAGGTAAATAAAACAAGATCATAAAATCCATATGTTTAAATTGAAAAGCAGTTTTTTCAACAGCGGTTATTTTCTATGTTTAACTGCATTCTCTAACCCGCATCACACCTTTCATTTTGAgtttgttttttcttcatttcttACTAGGCCCTATATGTTTTAATCTAAATGATAATACGGTAGTTATTTGTCGTTATGCCGCGAGTTTCAGGATTTGGAGAGACAGCTCCATTTTATTTTGATAACAATATATTTTTGAACTCAGTATATCTCAGCAAGTTCCTCGCATACAAATAATATAGAATTCCTATAAAAAGAATTGGCAGTGTTTATAATATAGGCGACAATAATCGAAAATACGACAGTGGATAAATCTGCCAATCTATagaatgttttttgtttcaatCAATATATCAAACATACTGTAAGACAATCAATAATATGTAGGAGACTTAAAACCTTTACCTTTcaccttttaaaaaatataacataaaatatttaaatgctggcaacacacaacacaaaggaTTCTTATGCCTCTTCATTGATGGTGGTTATAGTTGCATATTTTAggctttcctcttcctctcgtcTTCTCTGGATGCGTGCCTCTCCTTCCACGTTGTAGCCCACCATCAGCTggtacaccaccacccccaccaccgcccctAGGAACGGGGCGAACAGGGGCACCAAGAACCAGTAGCCCTTCACTCTGTTGAGAAAAATGGCCGCAGTGTTTAGAGCAGAGGAACTATTGGAGAACATGTTTTCTTGAGGGTTAATTTGACAATTATAATTTCTTTGTATTACTATTTTGGTCATTTCGCAAACTTCTATCGAAATTAGTTTCACTAATTTCTATCCGCAATATGTAGGTTTTCTCGCAGCACCCTCTAGTGGCTAGTGTTGTATCTGACGGTATAGCTATATTTTCATGCGACAGGTCTTCAAAGATTCTCCCTTTTTCTTGAGTAGAACGTTtcttgagaaatgtaaaaagctGCGGTAAAAAAGTGACATAGGCATAGGGGAACTATGTTAGCGAGATATTGAACTGCCAAGaaattgtaaaagaaaatgaAGCTGATACTAAACAAAAGTAAATAATTAACATGGACTTCCATCCTTCTTTAGTGTGCTTTTTAAGGCAATATGTCAGAATTCACCTCAGCCAATCGATAATGTGTCAAGAGGTAGCCTAATCTACTATGTTTCATTCGGGATGGTATAGGGTCCCTACCAAGGGATAACTGGAAATATATAAACGGATGACAATAATGTCAACACAAAAAGGCaaacaaaatgttaaaataaaacCAAGTCCAAAGAAAAGTTGTGAATCGATTCAGAATCATGGAAGATAATATTTTTTCCGGGTCTAGACTTTGTTGCAGTGCAGTCCTTAATTTTTTCCATTGTGTGCTCTACTTTGTTAAAAACCCAAAAGCATTCACAGCCAAACTCCTCCTTAACCGTTAGACATTCTCCCTGCTGTATCTAAAATGTTCCGGCTACTCACGTGAACACCCCGCTGCCCCAGCCCGCCAGCGCGGTGAAGAGGCGCGGCCCCAGGTCCCGGGCGGGGTTCACGGCGTAGCCCGAGTTGAAGCCCATGGAGAGGCCgatcaccagcaccaccagccccaccgtGAAGGCCTCCAGACCCGCCGGGACCGGGGTGTTGTGGGGGTCCACGATGGCCAGGATACACACAATTAATGTGGCCGTTCCGATCAGCTGAAACACAGCGGACACAAAATGCATTGTGGGGTTATGTTGTCCGTTGATGATagttgatttgatttaaaagcGCTTGTCCTTTAAGAAATCTCCAAGTGTTGTACAGGGCTGAAACCGAACATGGAAGTAGAGCCAAAAAGGATAAGTCAATTTCAAGGCCTTAGGCCTTTTTATATAATGTCTTTAATAAGGTGTTTAGTTTAGGGAGGTTGTGATGGTTTTGCTGTTGATGTTCAGTCTCGGATGTTATGAAATTAAtgtaaggaaaaaaaaacgtaattaAATGTTTAGCTTCTAGTTTAACATTTTATCCAACGAAACATTATCCCTAAGGGAGAGTGAATCGCCAAAAGCTATGAATCAATCACAAGCCAGTGGCTTCCGATGTAAATGAACATCTCCAAAATGGCCTATTTCTTTGGAAGATAAAGATTGGTAATTTGGTCAATTTATGTGGTGACAAACACCGCAGATATTCTTCTTGAACAAAAGGAATAACCTTGtataaaaagaagaaaacctCTTTCCCTTCAAATAGTGCAGGGCATCAGAAGAGGCCAACGGTGCTTAAGACATCTCGCGGTCACTGCAGTGAGCTTGTGTTTACCTCCTGATACCTGAACGCTACAGACTGACAATCCCTAATACACAGATACTTCATCATAATCATTTCTATTTCAATATTtctatttcaatgcataaatccATCTCCAAGCGCCACAGGGCAAAGGGAGTAAATTCCAAAAACGATCTTGTGAAGCAACTTGACagcttaacccccccccccccccctcagtgccGCCCCCTATCTATATTTCCCAAAACAAAACTCACATCCAGCGCACTTCAGAAGACTAACTCAATAAAAAACAGACTGAATGATGGCGTTGCTTATTGCCTGTCTGTCAGCGTGCGTGAGTACAACAGTTTGTTCCGTATCACATGCTCTCCATTAAATATAAATTTCACTTGTTGAATTTAGGGGCCTTTTAATTGCCGAATAGCGATTCCAGGGGGAGAATTACATAAAAATGATAATTTAAATGGGGctggagtgggggagagggccTGGGGACTGATGGAGTGGTTTAGAGCTCCATCTGGGCCCTGTAGCTATCGAGCACCGGGGTCACAGGGTGGAATTCTTAAACGGGTATGATGTTCTTGCGATGTGATCCGGAGCAAGTGATGAAAGGTGATGAAACAATGTCTGACACTATGTTACCTGGTCGAAGAATCCGTTGAGCAGGCTGAGATGTGGGGAGGGATACGTAGCGAAGATCCCCGCCGTGGCGTTGGTCCCGTCCACAGACAGCGTCCCCTGGCCGTAGTCCCACAGCGCATCTGGTGGGGACACACACATTACCGTGTTGAGTGTTGATGAGCAGCTTCATTAACCGTAAGCACCGGCCACCAAGACTCTCGTCTCTGCCTGACAGCAGGCCCCTGGGTAAATATTGAATAAGCATTGATCTTGTGTGTTTGATGGTGCTGCGGCGGTGCTATCAGATTACATTAAGAGGAACAAATGGGTTCGATATGGGGGTGATCACACAGAGCAGCTCTAGGCACCGGCCGCAGCGTTGTGTCTGTGGAACTTTGGCCACTGCTGAGCTCTCCTTCTTGTGATGCAACACAAAGTTTAGGTGTTTTTAACAACGCTTAAATATGTTTGGTGCTTTGGGTGTTGGGCATGGAACAGCACCGCTTCATAACGAAACCTAGAAAAGGGCTTGATCAAATTTCAAACAAACTCGCTAAGCTAATTGGGGACCATCAATTAGTTTGATTCAAATCAAACGGAAAGCCACGGCGTATTGTTAAATCAGTTTTCACTGTTGAATAATTTATAGTTTATAACGGCAAAATTGTGTGCGATGTCTGTGTTCGATTGGCCCCTCAGTGTCGTAGGGGTGGGGGCTCTGGCTGCAGGAAGCATGCAAGTTCTCCGTGGACATCAGGGATGGAACCCAGCGTAGCCATTTTACATTTCAAGGACGCCTACCAGAATACATGCCAAATATGATTCCGGCGCCCAGGAAGGCCCCCAACGTCTGGAAGAGGAAGTAGACCGGGAACTTCCTCCATGGCTCCTTCCCCAGGAGACAGAGGGCAAAGGTCACGGCCGGGTTCAGGTGACCACCTACGGAGGGCGAGAAGGACAGAAACGTGAGACTTTCTAAACAGGACTCCTAAAGGAGATGTCTTCTTAGCTATGATCAGTGACTCAAAGAgcaacgagagagagatggaggcctTCTTATCTTCTTAGAAAATACTCTCGCCCCTGATTCTCAAAGAGCAAACGCAGCAGCGAGCCCATCCCCATGTAATTGTGGGCTGCGTGTGAGACCCTTCAGAAACGGGAGGGAGCGCTCTGTGACACATACTAaattggaagaaaaaaaaagaaactacCTTACAAAGTCAATGTTTTTCGGAACACAAAAATAGTAATGAAAAAGGGGAAGTGAACTGCTCCGATTGCTCGTTCACGCGTGCGCTTGTCTCCCGCCACTCGCAGTCACACTtacttaatgtttttttatgtcTTCACTTCTGACGCCGTCATGCACCGCATTGTTTTTTGATCAAGTAGGAACGCTCCCCCTTCCACCATCTTCTTTGTACTCTTCTGAGATGCCGAGTGTTTGTAGTGCTGATGACGGGCGGCTGTCATCAGCACTACAAACAGCGTGGTGATCTTCTCCTGTAGGGTAAACACTAAATACTGCACCCACCACTGCTTCCGTCCATAATAATGAGGAGCTGATATATGAATCCTACTAAATCTTACAGACACGAGCAACCGAACAATTGTATTATTTGTGATTAAATCAATCCGCTCAAACTTAGAATTTAAGCACACCCTCCACTCCCCCCATATAAGTTCCCCTATACGTTCCTATACACCACTTTAACGGCCCCTCACCTGACACCTGTCCACTGATGAGGATCCCCAGCGTGGCGGCGAACCCAAAGGCCAGGTTGACGGTGAGGAACGCGCCGTGGGAACCTCCGCTGAGAAGCATCTGGGCCACCGAGCCGCAGCCAAACGtctgcaggaggagagagagaccgctgAAACCCGGACCCCCACCCTGGTGTGGGGTCCCACTGGCCCGGTCTCCTTCTCAGTCAGGGCGTGTCTCTTTTGTATTGAACCTCGTAGGTCATGCAGATGTTTTTGTGGGTGCTTTGGatgtgattgttttttttttgtttttttggagagGGGCAGACTTTTAACCAGAAAAACACGACTTTAAACATGGAAACACATGCGTGGGTCTTCCTGGTGTCAAGGAGGGGTTTCCTTCTCTGTTTTCAGTGTTTTGCACAGGAGCCGCCTGCTGCTGACATCACAGAGACCCACCCAGCTGGTGTCC from Gadus macrocephalus chromosome 4, ASM3116895v1 includes these protein-coding regions:
- the LOC132456146 gene encoding aquaporin-3-like, with translation MMEKQKAVLEKAAQIFHIRHLLLQQGLAECLGTLVLVTFGCGSVAQMLLSGGSHGAFLTVNLAFGFAATLGILISGQVSGGHLNPAVTFALCLLGKEPWRKFPVYFLFQTLGAFLGAGIIFGMYSDALWDYGQGTLSVDGTNATAGIFATYPSPHLSLLNGFFDQLIGTATLIVCILAIVDPHNTPVPAGLEAFTVGLVVLVIGLSMGFNSGYAVNPARDLGPRLFTALAGWGSGVFTVKGYWFLVPLFAPFLGAVVGVVVYQLMVGYNVEGEARIQRRREEEESLKYATITTINEEA